From Streptomyces qinzhouensis, one genomic window encodes:
- a CDS encoding antibiotic biosynthesis monooxygenase encodes MPENSPTTARTVAVAPHARPDLGREGVGVVKISLWDAATPDRQLAVLAAIGAAWRSRDWPAVGLLSYTVHLGDDGRTLLHYSQWTDEEAYERFFTEYRDERNAEIDAAVPGIARLGLHSYDLYRGGLADPADARVPGAVVAVEAEFDGPDRERAEAWVDGVLAALASDPAIRRDAPVPDRPHFGGISGWFHLTADGGRVFNYAEWESAEAHAAALAAPGEGIGSETEEWRKVHAFPGVRSGRVLRFTPGLSLRPAG; translated from the coding sequence ATGCCCGAGAACAGCCCTACCACCGCCCGTACGGTGGCCGTCGCCCCGCATGCCCGGCCCGATCTCGGCCGCGAAGGGGTCGGCGTCGTCAAGATCTCCCTCTGGGACGCCGCTACGCCCGACCGTCAGCTCGCCGTCCTCGCCGCGATCGGGGCCGCGTGGCGGAGCCGGGACTGGCCCGCGGTCGGACTCCTCTCGTACACCGTGCATCTCGGCGACGACGGCCGCACCCTGCTGCACTATTCGCAGTGGACCGACGAGGAGGCGTACGAAAGGTTCTTCACGGAGTACCGCGACGAGCGGAACGCCGAGATCGACGCCGCCGTCCCCGGTATCGCCCGGCTGGGGCTGCACTCGTACGACCTGTACCGCGGCGGCCTCGCCGATCCGGCCGACGCCCGGGTCCCGGGCGCCGTCGTGGCCGTCGAGGCCGAGTTCGACGGACCGGACCGGGAACGGGCGGAGGCCTGGGTGGACGGGGTCCTCGCCGCCCTGGCCTCGGACCCGGCGATCCGGCGCGACGCGCCCGTCCCGGACCGGCCGCACTTCGGCGGGATCTCCGGGTGGTTCCACCTCACGGCCGACGGCGGCCGGGTGTTCAACTATGCCGAGTGGGAGAGCGCCGAAGCCCATGCCGCCGCCCTCGCCGCGCCGGGCGAGGGCATCGGATCGGAGACCGAGGAGTGGCGGAAGGTGCACGCTTTCCCCGGGGTCCGCTCCGGGCGGGTGCTGCGCTTCACCCCGGGCCTGAGCCTGCGGCCGGCCGGCTGA
- the dapD gene encoding 2,3,4,5-tetrahydropyridine-2,6-dicarboxylate N-succinyltransferase, whose translation MTDTTTPRTTGAVAAGLATIAADGTVLDTWFPAPELTSEPGPAGTERLAADRAAQLLGAGAAKAIGVDARRGVEVVAVRTVIASLDDKPLDAHDAYLRLHLLSHRLVRPHGQNLDGLFGLLANVAWTSLGPVAVDDIEKVRLNARAEGLHLQVVGVDKFPRMTDYVVPKGVRIADADRVRLGAHLAEGTTVMHEGFVNFNAGTLGTSMVEGRISAGVVVGNGSDIGGGASTMGTLSGGGNVVIAIGERCLVGAEAGVGIALGDECVVEAGLYVTAGTRITMPDGEIVKARELSGASNILFRRNSVTGAVEARPNNAVWGGLNEILHAHN comes from the coding sequence ATGACCGATACCACCACCCCCCGCACCACCGGCGCCGTCGCCGCCGGCCTGGCCACCATCGCCGCCGACGGGACCGTCCTCGACACCTGGTTCCCCGCCCCCGAACTCACCTCGGAGCCCGGCCCCGCCGGGACCGAGCGACTGGCCGCGGACCGTGCCGCGCAGCTGCTCGGGGCCGGTGCCGCCAAGGCGATCGGGGTGGACGCCCGGCGCGGTGTCGAGGTCGTGGCCGTCCGTACGGTCATCGCCTCCCTCGACGACAAGCCCCTCGACGCCCATGACGCCTATCTGCGGCTGCACCTGCTCTCGCACCGGCTGGTCCGGCCGCACGGCCAGAACCTCGACGGTCTCTTCGGTCTGCTCGCCAATGTGGCCTGGACATCGCTGGGTCCGGTCGCCGTCGACGATATCGAGAAGGTACGGCTCAACGCCCGCGCCGAGGGACTGCACCTCCAGGTGGTCGGGGTCGACAAGTTCCCGCGGATGACGGACTACGTGGTCCCCAAGGGCGTCCGGATCGCCGACGCCGACCGGGTCCGCCTCGGTGCCCATCTCGCCGAGGGCACCACCGTGATGCACGAGGGCTTCGTCAACTTCAACGCGGGCACCCTCGGTACGTCCATGGTCGAGGGCCGGATCTCGGCCGGTGTCGTCGTCGGCAACGGCTCCGACATCGGCGGCGGCGCCTCCACCATGGGCACCCTCTCCGGCGGCGGCAATGTCGTCATCGCCATCGGCGAGCGCTGCCTGGTCGGCGCCGAAGCGGGCGTCGGTATCGCGCTGGGCGACGAATGCGTCGTCGAGGCCGGTCTCTATGTCACCGCCGGGACCCGGATCACCATGCCCGACGGCGAGATCGTCAAGGCCCGTGAGCTGTCCGGCGCGAGCAATATCCTCTTTCGCCGCAACTCGGTGACGGGTGCGGTCGAGGCCCGGCCGAACAACGCGGTCTGGGGCGGGCTGAACGAGATCCTGCACGCCCACAACTGA